The genomic region GCGAAAAGCTTCGGGGAGTCGGCAAACAGACTTTGATCCGGAGATGTCTGAATGGGGGAACCCAGCCATCATAAGATGGTTATCTTGTACTGAATACATAGGTGCAAGAGGCGAACCAGGGGAACTGAAACATCTAAGTACCCTGAGGAAAAGAAATCAACCGAGATTCCCTTAGTAGTGGCGAGCGAACGGGGACCAGCCCTTAAGTGGCTTTGAGATTAGCGGAACGCTCTGGAAAGTGCGGCCATAGTGGGTGATAGCCCTGTACGCGAAAGTCTCTTAGTCATGAAATCGAGTAGGACGGGGCACGAGAAACCTTGTCTGAATATGGGGGGACCATCCTCCAAGGCTAAATACTACTGACTGACCGATAGTGAACTAGTACCGTGAGGGAAAGGCGAAAAGAACCCCGGAGAGGGGAGTGAAATAGATCCTGAAACCGTATGCGTACAAGCAGTGGGAGCAGACTTTGTTCTGTGACTGCGTACCTTTTGTATAATGGGTCAGCGACTTATATTCAGTGGCGAGCTTAACCGAATAGGGGAGGCGTAGCGAAAGCGAGTCTTAATAGGGCGTTTAGTCGCTGGGTATAGACCCGAAACCGGGCGATCTATCCATGGGCAGGTTGAAGGTTAGGTAACACTGACTGGAGGACCGAACCGACTACCGTTGAAAAGTTAGCGGATGACCTGTGGATCGGAGTGAAAGGCTAATCAAGCTCGGAGATAGCTGGTTCTCCTCGAAAGCTATTTAGGTAGCGCCTCATGTATCACTGTAGGGGGTAGAGCACTGTTTCGGCTAGGGGGTCATCCCGACTTACCAAACCGATGCAAACTCCGAATACCTACAAGTGCCGAGCATGGGAGACACACGGCGGGTGCTAACGTCCGTCGTGAAAAGGGAAACAACCCAGACCGTCAGCTAAGGTCCCAAAGTCATGGTTAAGTGGGAAACGATGTGGGAAGGCTTAGACAGCTAGGAGGTTGGCTTAGAAGCAGCCACCCTTTAAAGAAAGCGTAATAGCTCACTAGTCGAGTCGGCCTGCGCGGAAGATGTAACGGGGCTCAAACCATGCACCGAAGCTACGGGTATCACGTAAGTGATGCGGTAGAGGAGCGTTCTGTAAGCCTGTGAAGGTGAGTTGAGAAGCTTGCTGGAGGTATCAGAAGTGCGAATGCTGACATGAGTAACGACAATGGGTGTGAAAAACACCCACGCCGAAAGACCAAGGTTTCCTGCGCAACGTTAATCGACGCAGGGTTAGTCGGTCCCTAAGGCGAGGCTGAAAAGCGTAGTCGATGGAAAACAGGTTAATATTCCTGTACTTCTGGTTATTGCGATGGAGGGACGGAGAAGGCTAGGCCAGCTTGGCGTTGGTTGTCCAAGTTTAAGGTGGTAGGCTGAGATCTTAGGTAAATCCGGGATCTTAAGGCCGAGAGCTGATGACGAGTGTCCTTTAGGACGCGAAGTGGTTGATGCCATGCTTCCAAGAAAAGCTTCTAAGCTTCAGATAATCAGGAACCGTACCCCAAACCGACACAGGTGGTTAGGTAGAGAATACCAAGGCGCTTGAGAGAACTCGGGTGAAGGAACTAGGCAAAATGGCACCGTAACTTCGGGAGAAGGTGCGCCGGTGAGGGTGAAGGACTTGCTCCGTAAGCCCATGCCGGTCGAAGATACCAGGCCGCTGCGACTGTTTATTAAAAACACAGCACTCTGCAAACACGAAAGTGGACGTATAGGGTGTGACGCCTGCCCGGTGCCGGAAGGTTAATTGATGGGGTTAGCTAACGCGAAGCTCTTGATCGAAGCCCCGGTAAACGGCGGCCGTAACTATAACGGTCCTAAGGTAGCGAAATTCCTTGTCGGGTAAGTTCCGACCTGCACGAATGGCGTAACGATGGCGGCGCTGTCTCCACCCGAGACTCAGTGAAATTGAAATCGCTGTGAAGATGCAGTGTATCCGCGGCTAGACGGAAAGACCCCGTGAACCTTTACTATAGCTTTGCACTGGACTTTGAATTTGCTTGTGTAGGATAGGTGGGAGGCTTTGAAGCGTGGACGCCAGTCTGCGTGGAGCCATCCTTGAAATACCACCCTGGCAACTTTGAGGTTCTAACTCAGGTCCGTTATCCGGATCGAGGACAGTGTATGGTGGGTAGTTTGACTGGGGCGGTCTCCTCCTAAAGAGTAACGGAGGAGTACGAAGGTGCGCTCAGACCGGTCGGAAATCGGTCGTAGAGTATAAAGGCAAAAGCGCGCTTGACTGCGAGACAGACACGTCGAGCAGGTACGAAAGTAGGTCTTAGTGATCCGGTGGTTCTGTATGGAAGGGCCATCGCTCAACGGATAAAAGGTACTCCGGGGATAACAGGCTGATACCGCCCAAGAGTTCATATCGACGGCGGTGTTTGGCACCTCGATGTCGGCTCATCACATCCTGGGGCTGAAGCCGGTCCCAAGGGTATGGCTGTTCGCCATTTAAAGTGGTACGCGAGCTGGGTTTAGAACGTCGTGAGACAGTTCGGTCCCTATCTGCCGTGGACGTTTGAGATTTGAGAGGGGCTGCTCCTAGTACGAGAGGACCGGAGTGGACGAACCTCTGGTGTTCCGGTTGTCACGCCAGTGGCATTGCCGGGTAGCTATGTTCGGAATAGATAACCGCTGAAAGCATCTAAGCGGGAAACTAGCCTCAAGATGAGATCTCACTGGAACCTTGAGTTCCCTGAAGGGCCGTCGAAGACTACGACGTTGATAGGTGGGGTGTGTAAGCGCTGTGAGGCGTTGAGCTAACCCATACTAATTGCCCGTGAGGCTTGACCATATAACACCCAAGCAATTTGAGTCGAAAGGCCAGATTGCGGTGTATGAAGACGAAGTGAACCGAAAGTTTGCGACTCACCACACCGAAAACTGTCACATACCCAATTTGCTGAAGCGCGGCCACAGGCCTCGGTTCGGTACCAGAATTTCTTGACGACCATAGAGCATTGGAACCACCTGATCCCATCCCGAACTCAGCAGTGAAACGATGCATCGCCGATGGTAGTGTGGGGTTTCCCCATGTGAGAGTAGGTCATCGTCAAGATTAAATTCCGAAACCCCAATTGCGAAAGCAGTTGGGGTTTTGTTTTTGGGGCTTGAGCACAATCCCGACCTGTGGCGAAGGACTCTGTGGCGAGGGGCTCGCCCCCGCTGGGCTGCAAATTCCACACGGCAGCCCTCAGGTTTGGCCAGCTGCGGGCGATATCCTGATTAACGATAGCTGCAGGTTGCGCAAGGGCTCTCTGCCTCGCGTTATCTCTGGAGCCTTTATGGAAAACACCTTCTGTACATCAGCTATTCTTGGATCGAATATCGGCCCAAGGGCCGCTCAATGAGATGATGGCTTGGTGTAAAATCGGCTAATGGCAATTTGCCTTTAGTTATTATCTGTTCGCGAGAGCGATAGTGAAGTTCGGGCCGTGCTTGCTATAGCCCTCGGTCTCATCTTCTATTTCCCATGACAGGAATCTCGATGCTGGCGTATCACCAAAAAAGCTTTCTGATCGTCGACGATTTCTCCGATTTTCGCAGTTCAGTCAGGTCCATGCTGCGAGAGTTGGGCGTCAAGGAAGTAGACACCGCCGATACCGGCGAGCAGGCGCTGCGCATGTGCGCGCAGAAGCGCTACGACTTTATCCTGCACGATTACCATCTTGGCGACGGTCGCAAGAACGGTCAGCAGGTGCTCGAAGACCTGATGAGTGACAAGCTGATCAGCCATGAAAGCATCTTTGTCATGGTCACCGCCGAAAGCAGCCAGGCGATGGTGCTCAGCGCTCTGGAGCACGAGCCCGACGGCTACCTGACCAAACCGTTCAACCGCGCCAGCCTGGCTCAGCGTCTGGAAAAGCTGGTTCAACGAAAGAATCTGCTCAAGCCGATCATGCAGGCGCTCGATCGCGACAAGCCGGTTGAGGTATTGGCCGCCTGTGCCAAGCTTACTCAGCAGGACACCCGCTTCGCACCGCTCTGCCTGCGTTATCGTGCCGACGCGATGCGTGCCCTAAACCAGGCCGAGCCGCTGGAGCGCTTTCTCAATGGCATCCTGAACGATCGCCCGTTGCCATGGGCTTACGCGATGCTCGGGCAATTGCTCTACAAGCGTGGTCAGCTCAGTCAGGCCAAGGATCTGTACGAGACCGCGCTCAAGGCCTTTCCAATGATGCCGGCGCTCTATGATGGGCTCGCTGATGTGTTGGTCCAGCAGGGTGAGACCAAGAGGGCCCAGAGTGTTCTGGAGGAGGCTGTACGTTTGTCGCCCCTGGCGGTACGCCGTCAGTCGTTGCTCGGAAAGTTGGCCTTGGCCAACGAGGATTTCGAGGGGGCCTCCAAGGCCTATCGCCAGGCGGTTTCCCAGGGCGAGCAATCGCGGCACAAGGATCCGGAAATCAATCTGGGCCTGGCCCATGCCTTGATCAGCAAGGGCAGTGAGCGTGGCCTGGATACCCGTACGCGCCTGGAGATCAACCAGACGCTCAGTGCGGTTGCCAAGGAAAACGCCAATGACCCCGGATTGCAGGTGCGCGCCAGGCTGATGAAGGCTACCAGCCTGCTGCTCAATGATGCCGAAACCGCCGACAAGCTCACCGAGCAGGCAATGGCCCGACTTGAAGGTATGGAGAACTTCATGAGTGCCGAAGCCGCCTTGCTGGTGGCCAAGCAACTGCAACAGTTGGGGCAGGCTGATGCCGGTGCCTCGATGCTGAAGAACTGCGTGGAGATCTACGGCGACGATCCGGCGGTGATGAAAAACATTGCCAAATTGACCGACGATCCGGAGATCCTGGGCAGTGGCAAGGCCGCCATTGACCTCAACGTCCAGGGCGTACGCAGTTACAAGAGTGGCAACCTGGAGGAGGCACAGGATCTTTTCCGCAAGGCATTGGCTCTGCAGCCAAAGAATATCAGTATCGCCCTCAATGCAGCGCAGGCCCTGCTGGTGACCGCGCAGAAGACTTCCAATGCGGCGGCCCTTGAAGAGTGTCGGGCTTGCCTGAAAATGGTTGGCAAGATGCCCGACAGCGACCCACGTTATGAGAGGTATCAGAAATTGCGCAGCCGGGCGTTTGGCGAATGAGTGACAACGAGCAGGGGCTGGATTTTTCCACGGTGATCGCCTCGACCGTCCATGACATGAAAAACTCACTGGCGATGCTGATACAGGCTCACGGCCAGTGGCAGGGACGCTTGCCTGAAACGCAACAGGATAACCCCGAGCGTGCGGTGATCGAGTATGAATTCGCCCACCTCAACAGCATGCTGGTGCAGTTGCTGGGCTTGTACAAGCTGGGTGTCAACCAGTTGCCTCTACGGCCCGACTATCACGACATGGATGATTTCATTGGTGCGCAACTGGCATGCCGTCAGGAGGTCTTGACCAGCCGCGGGATCGTTGCCAGCTATGAAATCGATGACTTCAGTCCCCTGGGGTTTTTCGATCGTGAACTGATCGGTTCGGTGGTGGGTAATATCGTCACCAATGCCATTCGGTTTGCCTGTCATGCATTGCTGATCAGTGTGCGTGACGAAAGTGAGCAACTGGTGTTGACCATCAATGACGATGGCCCCGGTTTCCCCGCGCAGATGCTCGAGCGCCAGACGGACTACGTGCAGGGTATCAACCCGGCGACGGGAAGCACCGGCCTGGGCCTGTATTTCGCCGCGCGAATTGCCGCTCTGCACGAGCGTAACGGTGTACGCGGACGTATCGAAATCAGCAACGGGGGCACCCTGGGCGGTGCGTTGTTCGCTCTCTATCTACCGTGATCCAGGCTTTTTCCTCATCCCTGCTTGAAATCCCGAACAGCTGGTGCGTATTTTGTACGGGCCGCCGTTCGCGGCCTCTACAACAACAAGGATTGAGTCATGACGACCGATGGCCAGAACTCGCTAGCGCAGCGATTGACCGGCATTGATGAGATTGAATGTGTTACACCTGACCTCAATGGCGTACCACGTGGCAAGGTAATGACCGCCGAAGGTTTCCTCGAGGGACGGCGCTTGCAGTTGGCTCGTGGAGTGCTGCTGCAATGCATCATGGGTGGGTATCCGCCGGCGCGCTTCTATGGCAGTGATGATGGCGACCTTGCCCTCAATGCCGACCCGCAGCAGATCCATCGTCTGCCGTGGAGCACGCAACCCCGTGCATTGGCGATCTGCGATGCGCATGAGCTGACCGGGGAAAGCTCCAGCCTCTCCACCCGTGGACAGCTCAAGGCGATTATCGGCCGCTATGCGGAGCGTGGCCTGGCGCCGGTGGTGGCGACTGAGCTTGAGTTCTTCGTCTTTGCGCCCAATGTCGATCCGACTCAGCCCTTCCAGCCCCCCGTGGGCCTTGATGGACGTCGCGAGGAGGGCTATTCGGCCTTCAGCGTCAGTTCCAATAATGGCCTGCGCCCGTTTTTCAGCGAGGTCTACGCGAGCATGGCGGCGCTCGGCTTGCCGCGCGATACCTTCATGCACGAGATGGGCGTCAGCCAGTTCGAGATCAACCTGCTGCACGGTGATCCGCTGCTGCTGGCCGACCAGACGTTTCTCTTCAAGCATCTGCTCAAGGAAGTGGCGCTCAAGCATGGTTTGAGCGTGGTCTGCATGGCCAAGCCGCTGGCGAAGACCCCCGGCAGTTCGATGCATATTCACCAGAGCGTGGTGGAGATCGGCAGTGGAAAAAATGTCTTCAGTGATGCCGCGGGTGAGCCGACCGCAATGTTTCATCATTTCATCGGCGGGCAGCAGGCGTGCATGGCGGATTTCACCGCGCTGTTCGCACCGAACGTCAACTCCTATCAGCGCCTGTGTCATCCGTATGCGTCGCCGAACAATGCCTGTTGGTCCCATGACAACCGTGCGGCTGGCCTGCGTATTCCGGCCAGTTCGCCAGTCGCGCGACGGGTGGAAAACCGCCTGCCGGGAGCGGACGCCAACCCTTATCTGGCGATTGCCGCCAGCCTGGCGGCAGGGCTCTACGGTATCGAACAAGGGCTTGAGCCGACGCCTGCCATCCAGGGCGAATTCGAGGTGCCGGATGCTTTGTCGCTGCCTTGCACATTGCATGCGGCCCTGGAGCGGCTGAAGCGCAGCCGGGTGGCGCAGGAACTGTTTGGCCGCGAGTTCATCGAAGGCTACATCGCTTCGAAGACCCTGGAACTGACCAGCTTCCTCGATGAAATCAGCCCCTGGGAGCGCCGGGTTCTGGCCGCCCAGGCTTAGACGTAACGTCCGCATTCGGGCTATCTTCGCGGTAGCCCGAGACCTCACCCAAAGAGCTGCAGGAACGTCAATGCGCAAAATCTGGAAATCCTTTCGAGCGCTGTATTTCGCTTCACTGATGATGTTGATCGGCTCGGGTCTTTTGAGTACCTACCTTGCCTTGCGTCTGGCGGCCGACCATGTCGACGGCCTGTGGGTGGGGGCTCTGATGGCTGCCAACTACTTCGGCCTGGTGCTGGGCGGCAAGATCGGTCACCGGTTGATCGCACGGGTCGGACACATTCGTGCCTACGCCACTTGCGCCGGGATCGTTGGCGCTGCAGTGCTCGGCCATGGCTTGATCAACTGGCTGCCTGGCTGGCTGTTGCTGCGGATGATTGTCGGCCTGGGGATGATGTGCCAGTACATGGTCATCGAGAGCTGGCTCAACGAGCAGGCCGAGGCCAAGCAGCGGGGCCTGGTCTTTAGTGGCTACATGATCGCATCGTATCTCGGGCTGGTTCTGGGGCAACTGATTCTGGTCATGCATCCGGCCCTGGGCCTTGAGTTGCTGATGCTGGTCGCGCTGTGTTTCGCACTGTGCCTGGTGCCGGTGGCCATGACTCGACGGATTCACCCGGCGCCCTTGCATCCGGCCCCGCTGGAACCGCGTTTTTTCATGACGCGCGTGCCACAGTCGCTGACCACGGTGCTGGGGGCAGGGCTCATCGTCGGCTCGTTCTATGGCCTGGCGCCGCTCTATGCGTCCCAGCAGGGGCTTTCCACCGAGCAGGTCGGTCTGTTCATGGGTTGCTGCATCTTTGCTGGCTTCCTGGTGCAGTGGCCGTTGGGCTGGCTGTCCGATCGTTACGACCGGGCCGTGCTGATCCGTAGTGTTGCCTTGCTGCTGATGCTGGCATCCCTGCCGCTGGCGATCTTCTCCGCAGTACCACTGGAAGTGCTGTTCGTCTCGGGCTTTGTGGTGTCGCTGTTGCAGTTCTGCCTGTATCCGTTGGCGGTGGCGTTTTCCAATGACCATATCGAGGGCGAACGTCGGGTTTCACTGACCGCCATGCTGCTGATGACCTATGGCATTGGCGCGAGCATGGGGCCGTTGGCGGCGGGG from Pseudomonas asplenii harbors:
- a CDS encoding tetratricopeptide repeat-containing response regulator gives rise to the protein MLAYHQKSFLIVDDFSDFRSSVRSMLRELGVKEVDTADTGEQALRMCAQKRYDFILHDYHLGDGRKNGQQVLEDLMSDKLISHESIFVMVTAESSQAMVLSALEHEPDGYLTKPFNRASLAQRLEKLVQRKNLLKPIMQALDRDKPVEVLAACAKLTQQDTRFAPLCLRYRADAMRALNQAEPLERFLNGILNDRPLPWAYAMLGQLLYKRGQLSQAKDLYETALKAFPMMPALYDGLADVLVQQGETKRAQSVLEEAVRLSPLAVRRQSLLGKLALANEDFEGASKAYRQAVSQGEQSRHKDPEINLGLAHALISKGSERGLDTRTRLEINQTLSAVAKENANDPGLQVRARLMKATSLLLNDAETADKLTEQAMARLEGMENFMSAEAALLVAKQLQQLGQADAGASMLKNCVEIYGDDPAVMKNIAKLTDDPEILGSGKAAIDLNVQGVRSYKSGNLEEAQDLFRKALALQPKNISIALNAAQALLVTAQKTSNAAALEECRACLKMVGKMPDSDPRYERYQKLRSRAFGE
- a CDS encoding sensor histidine kinase codes for the protein MSDNEQGLDFSTVIASTVHDMKNSLAMLIQAHGQWQGRLPETQQDNPERAVIEYEFAHLNSMLVQLLGLYKLGVNQLPLRPDYHDMDDFIGAQLACRQEVLTSRGIVASYEIDDFSPLGFFDRELIGSVVGNIVTNAIRFACHALLISVRDESEQLVLTINDDGPGFPAQMLERQTDYVQGINPATGSTGLGLYFAARIAALHERNGVRGRIEISNGGTLGGALFALYLP
- a CDS encoding glutamine synthetase family protein — translated: MTAEGFLEGRRLQLARGVLLQCIMGGYPPARFYGSDDGDLALNADPQQIHRLPWSTQPRALAICDAHELTGESSSLSTRGQLKAIIGRYAERGLAPVVATELEFFVFAPNVDPTQPFQPPVGLDGRREEGYSAFSVSSNNGLRPFFSEVYASMAALGLPRDTFMHEMGVSQFEINLLHGDPLLLADQTFLFKHLLKEVALKHGLSVVCMAKPLAKTPGSSMHIHQSVVEIGSGKNVFSDAAGEPTAMFHHFIGGQQACMADFTALFAPNVNSYQRLCHPYASPNNACWSHDNRAAGLRIPASSPVARRVENRLPGADANPYLAIAASLAAGLYGIEQGLEPTPAIQGEFEVPDALSLPCTLHAALERLKRSRVAQELFGREFIEGYIASKTLELTSFLDEISPWERRVLAAQA
- a CDS encoding MFS transporter produces the protein MRKIWKSFRALYFASLMMLIGSGLLSTYLALRLAADHVDGLWVGALMAANYFGLVLGGKIGHRLIARVGHIRAYATCAGIVGAAVLGHGLINWLPGWLLLRMIVGLGMMCQYMVIESWLNEQAEAKQRGLVFSGYMIASYLGLVLGQLILVMHPALGLELLMLVALCFALCLVPVAMTRRIHPAPLHPAPLEPRFFMTRVPQSLTTVLGAGLIVGSFYGLAPLYASQQGLSTEQVGLFMGCCIFAGFLVQWPLGWLSDRYDRAVLIRSVALLLMLASLPLAIFSAVPLEVLFVSGFVVSLLQFCLYPLAVAFSNDHIEGERRVSLTAMLLMTYGIGASMGPLAAGVLMKLFGSHMLYAFFSFFALILVLRIRPKAVTNLHQVEDAPLQHVVMPEAMSPLGAALDPRVDEQVVLDQMCDNTVPPSAAEVDTSEASVEVDESDSEPAYKSSN